In Brachyhypopomus gauderio isolate BG-103 chromosome 11, BGAUD_0.2, whole genome shotgun sequence, a single genomic region encodes these proteins:
- the LOC143527100 gene encoding cytochrome P450 2F2-like isoform X1: MLGSLVLVGICIFIFIVIRIQRPKNFPPGPRPVPIFGNLLQLNLLNPLKDLERLAEHYGNVYSLYIGRNPAVVLTGIKAVKEALVTNAANFSGRQQNLMVNNITKNNDFVFADYGSAWREHRRFALMTLRNFGLGKQSMEKRILGEIEHLVARLEKSAGEDMNPKTLFHDAASNIIYLVLFGKRFEYQHQTLKEIVRCFTEYTKILHGPWSMIYDSLPVVRGLPLPFRRAFQNYNTVKLIALNVINKHKTTRVSGEPRDFVDCYLDELDKQEDGQSSFDEKHLLGIVIDLLAAGTDTTSNTLLTAFLYLMAHPHIQERCQQEIDEVLEGKAQASFEDRHNMPYTQAVIHESQRVADTVPLSVFHSTSRDTQLRGYSIPKGTLIIPNLSSILREEDKWKFPHEFNPANFLNDQGQFEKPEAFIPFSAGPRVCLGEGLARMELFLILVSLLRQFQFVWPEDAGEPDFTPVYGITMTPKPYKMGVRLRQKPGEMQKQ, from the exons ATGCTGGGATCCTTGGTTCTGGTTGGTATTTGTATCTTCATCTTCATCGTCATCAGGATCCAGAGGCCCAAGAACTTCCCTCCAGGACCCCGACCAGTACCCATATTTGGGAACCTGTTACAGCTAAACCTCTTGAATCCACTGAAAGACCTTGAGAGG TTGGCTGAACATTATGGGAATGTTTACAGCCTGTATATCGGCAGAAATCCAGCAGTGGTTCTTACTGGAATCAAGGCTGTAAAGGAAGCTTTGGTGACCAATGCTGCAAACTTTTCTGGACGCCAACAGAACCTCATGGTCAACAACATAACGAAAAATAATG ATTTCGTATTTGCTGACTATGGTTCTGCATGGAGGGAGCATCGACGTTTTGCCCTCATGACCCTGAGGAACTTTGGCCTGGGGAAGCAGTCTATGGAGAAGAGGATTCTGGGGGAGATTGAACACCTTGTTGCACGATTGGAGAAAAGTGCTG gaGAAGATATGAATCCTAAGACTTTGTTCCATGATGCTGCATCAAACATCATCTACCTGGTTTTATTTGGCAAACGCTTTGAATATCAGCACCAAACCCTTAAAGAGATTGTTCGATGTTTCACTGAATATACAAAGATTCTGCATGGGCCCTGGTCAATG ATCTATGATTCACTTCCTGTGGTGAGAGGTCTTCCCCTTCCCTTTAGGAGGGCCTTTCAAAATTACAACACAGTTAAACTAATCGCACTAAACGTGATAAACAAGCATAAGACAACAAGAGTATCAGGAGAGCCAAGAGACTTTGTTGACTGCTACCTAGACGAACTTGATAAA CAAGAAGATGGTCAATCATCTTTTGATGAGAAGCATCTTTTGGGGATAGTGATAGACCTGCTTGCTGCTGGGACAGACACCACCTCCAATACCCTCCTAACAGCGTTCCTCTACCTCATGGCTCATCCACACATTCAAG AGAGATGCCAGCAGGAGATTGATGAGGTTCTAGAGGGAAAAGCTCAGGCATCTTTTGAGGACAGACACAACATGCCGTACACACAGGCTGTGATTCACGAATCTCAGCGTGTTGCAGACACTGTACCTCTGAGTGTGTTCCACAGCACCTCGAGAGATACTCAACTCAGGGGCTACAGCATCCCAAAG GGCACTCTTATCATCCCCAATCTCTCCTCAATACTGAGAGAGGAAGACAAGTGGAAGTTTCCTCATGAGTTCAACCCAGCCAACTTCCTCAATGACCAGGGACAGTTTGAGAAACCTGAGGCTTTCATACCCTTTTCAGCAG ggccTCGCGTGTGTCTTGGTGAGGGTCTGGCTCGCATGGAGCTCTTCCTCATCTTGGTCTCCCTGCTGCGCCAGTTCCAGTTTGTCTGGCCTGAAGATGCAGGAGAACCAGACTTCACTCCTGTATATGGAATCACAATGACACCCAAACCATACAAGATGGGGGTCAGACTGAGACAGAAACCTGGAGAAATGCAGAAACAGTGA
- the LOC143527097 gene encoding cytochrome P450 2F2-like → MLGSLILVWICIIFIFIFISIQRPKNFPPGPRPVPIFGNLLQLNPLNPLKDLERLAEHYGNVYSLYLGRNPAVVLTGFKAVKEALVTNAADFSGRPQNLMINSLRERLGLIMADYGSAWREHRRFALMTLRNFGLGKQSMEKRILGEIEHLVARLEKSAGADMNPKTLFHDAASNIIYLVLFGTRFEYEHQTLKEFVRCFTENLKIINGPWSMLYDILPVVRGLPLPVKKAFQNYDTVKQIVLNMINKHKLTRVSGEPRDFVDCYLDELDKNEDDQSSFGEKNLLGIVIDLHVAGTDTTSNTLLTAFLYLMAYPHIQERCQQEIDEVLEGKAQASFEDRHNMPYTQAVIHESQRVANTVPLSVFHSTSRDTQLMGYSIPKGTIIIPNLSSVLSEEDQWKFPHEFNPANFLNEQGQFEKPEAFLPFSAGPRVCLGEGLARMELFLILVSLLRRFQFVWPEDAGEPDFTPVYGITLTPRPYKMGVRLRQKPGEM, encoded by the exons ATGCTGGGATCCTTGATTCTGGTTTGGATTTGTATTATCTTCATCTTCATTTTCATCAGTATCCAGAGACCCAAGAACTTCCCACCAGGACCCCGACCAGTACCCATATTTGGGAACCTGTTACAGCTAAACCCCTTGAATCCGCTGAAAGACCTTGAGAGG TTGGCTGAACACTATGGGAATGTTTACAGCCTGTATTTGGGCAGAAATCCAGCAGTGGTTCTTACTGGTTTCAAGGCTGTAAAGGAGGCTTTGGTGACCAATGCTGCAGACTTTTCTGGACGCCCACAGAACCTCATGATCAACAGCTTAAGGGAAAGACTTG GTTTAATAATGGCTGACTATGGTTCTGCATGGAGGGAGCATCGGCGTTTTGCCCTCATGACCCTGAGGAACTTTGGCCTGGGGAAGCAGTCTATGGAGAAGAGGATTCTGGGGGAGATTGAACACCTTGTTGCACGGTTGGAGAAAAGTGCTG gaGCAGATATGAATCCTAAGACTTTGTTCCATGATGCTGCATCAAACATCATCTACCTGGTTTTATTTGGCACACGCTTCGAATATGAGCACCAAACCCTTAAAGAGTTTGTTCGATGTTTCACTGAAAATTTAAAGATCATAAATGGACCCTGGTCAATG CTCTATGATATACTTCCTGTGGTGAGAGGTCTTCCCCTTCCCGTTAAGAAGGCCTTTCAAAATTACGACACAGTTAAACAAATCGTACTAAACATGATAAACAAGCATAAGCTAACAAGAGTATCAGGAGAGCCAAGAGACTTTGTTGACTGCTACCTAGACGAGCTTGATAAA AATGAAGATGATCAGTCTTCTTTTGGTGAGAAGAACCTTTTGGGGATAGTGATAGACCTACATGTTGCTGGGACCGACACCACTTCTAACACTCTCCTAACAGCATTCCTCTACCTCATGGCTTATCCACACATTCAAG AGAGATGCCAGCAGGAGATTGATGAGGTTCTAGAGGGAAAAGCTCAGGCATCTTTTGAGGACAGACACAACATGCCGTACACACAGGCTGTGATTCACGAGTCTCAGCGTGTCGCAAACACTGTACCTCTGAGTGTGTTCCACAGCACCTCGAGAGATACTCAACTCATGGGCTACAGCATCCCAAAG GGGACCATCATTATCCCCAATCTCTCCTCAGTACTGAGTGAGGAAGACCAGTGGAAGTTTCCTCATGAGTTCAACCCAGCCAACTTCCTCAATGAGCAGGGACAGTTTGAGAAACCTGAAGCCTTCCTACCCTTTTCTGCAG ggccTCGCGTGTGTCTTGGTGAGGGTCTGGCTCGCATGGAGCTCTTCCTCATCTTGGTCTCCCTGCTGCGCCGGTTCCAGTTTGTCTGGCCTGAAGATGCAGGAGAACCAGACTTCACTCCTGTATATGgaatcacactcacacccagacCATACAAGATGGGGGTCAGACTGAGACAGAAACCTGGAGAAATGTAG
- the LOC143527100 gene encoding cytochrome P450 2J4-like isoform X2 gives MVNNITKNNDFVFADYGSAWREHRRFALMTLRNFGLGKQSMEKRILGEIEHLVARLEKSAGEDMNPKTLFHDAASNIIYLVLFGKRFEYQHQTLKEIVRCFTEYTKILHGPWSMIYDSLPVVRGLPLPFRRAFQNYNTVKLIALNVINKHKTTRVSGEPRDFVDCYLDELDKQEDGQSSFDEKHLLGIVIDLLAAGTDTTSNTLLTAFLYLMAHPHIQERCQQEIDEVLEGKAQASFEDRHNMPYTQAVIHESQRVADTVPLSVFHSTSRDTQLRGYSIPKGTLIIPNLSSILREEDKWKFPHEFNPANFLNDQGQFEKPEAFIPFSAGPRVCLGEGLARMELFLILVSLLRQFQFVWPEDAGEPDFTPVYGITMTPKPYKMGVRLRQKPGEMQKQ, from the exons ATGGTCAACAACATAACGAAAAATAATG ATTTCGTATTTGCTGACTATGGTTCTGCATGGAGGGAGCATCGACGTTTTGCCCTCATGACCCTGAGGAACTTTGGCCTGGGGAAGCAGTCTATGGAGAAGAGGATTCTGGGGGAGATTGAACACCTTGTTGCACGATTGGAGAAAAGTGCTG gaGAAGATATGAATCCTAAGACTTTGTTCCATGATGCTGCATCAAACATCATCTACCTGGTTTTATTTGGCAAACGCTTTGAATATCAGCACCAAACCCTTAAAGAGATTGTTCGATGTTTCACTGAATATACAAAGATTCTGCATGGGCCCTGGTCAATG ATCTATGATTCACTTCCTGTGGTGAGAGGTCTTCCCCTTCCCTTTAGGAGGGCCTTTCAAAATTACAACACAGTTAAACTAATCGCACTAAACGTGATAAACAAGCATAAGACAACAAGAGTATCAGGAGAGCCAAGAGACTTTGTTGACTGCTACCTAGACGAACTTGATAAA CAAGAAGATGGTCAATCATCTTTTGATGAGAAGCATCTTTTGGGGATAGTGATAGACCTGCTTGCTGCTGGGACAGACACCACCTCCAATACCCTCCTAACAGCGTTCCTCTACCTCATGGCTCATCCACACATTCAAG AGAGATGCCAGCAGGAGATTGATGAGGTTCTAGAGGGAAAAGCTCAGGCATCTTTTGAGGACAGACACAACATGCCGTACACACAGGCTGTGATTCACGAATCTCAGCGTGTTGCAGACACTGTACCTCTGAGTGTGTTCCACAGCACCTCGAGAGATACTCAACTCAGGGGCTACAGCATCCCAAAG GGCACTCTTATCATCCCCAATCTCTCCTCAATACTGAGAGAGGAAGACAAGTGGAAGTTTCCTCATGAGTTCAACCCAGCCAACTTCCTCAATGACCAGGGACAGTTTGAGAAACCTGAGGCTTTCATACCCTTTTCAGCAG ggccTCGCGTGTGTCTTGGTGAGGGTCTGGCTCGCATGGAGCTCTTCCTCATCTTGGTCTCCCTGCTGCGCCAGTTCCAGTTTGTCTGGCCTGAAGATGCAGGAGAACCAGACTTCACTCCTGTATATGGAATCACAATGACACCCAAACCATACAAGATGGGGGTCAGACTGAGACAGAAACCTGGAGAAATGCAGAAACAGTGA
- the LOC143527100 gene encoding cytochrome P450 2J5-like isoform X3: MTLRNFGLGKQSMEKRILGEIEHLVARLEKSAGEDMNPKTLFHDAASNIIYLVLFGKRFEYQHQTLKEIVRCFTEYTKILHGPWSMIYDSLPVVRGLPLPFRRAFQNYNTVKLIALNVINKHKTTRVSGEPRDFVDCYLDELDKQEDGQSSFDEKHLLGIVIDLLAAGTDTTSNTLLTAFLYLMAHPHIQERCQQEIDEVLEGKAQASFEDRHNMPYTQAVIHESQRVADTVPLSVFHSTSRDTQLRGYSIPKGTLIIPNLSSILREEDKWKFPHEFNPANFLNDQGQFEKPEAFIPFSAGPRVCLGEGLARMELFLILVSLLRQFQFVWPEDAGEPDFTPVYGITMTPKPYKMGVRLRQKPGEMQKQ, from the exons ATGACCCTGAGGAACTTTGGCCTGGGGAAGCAGTCTATGGAGAAGAGGATTCTGGGGGAGATTGAACACCTTGTTGCACGATTGGAGAAAAGTGCTG gaGAAGATATGAATCCTAAGACTTTGTTCCATGATGCTGCATCAAACATCATCTACCTGGTTTTATTTGGCAAACGCTTTGAATATCAGCACCAAACCCTTAAAGAGATTGTTCGATGTTTCACTGAATATACAAAGATTCTGCATGGGCCCTGGTCAATG ATCTATGATTCACTTCCTGTGGTGAGAGGTCTTCCCCTTCCCTTTAGGAGGGCCTTTCAAAATTACAACACAGTTAAACTAATCGCACTAAACGTGATAAACAAGCATAAGACAACAAGAGTATCAGGAGAGCCAAGAGACTTTGTTGACTGCTACCTAGACGAACTTGATAAA CAAGAAGATGGTCAATCATCTTTTGATGAGAAGCATCTTTTGGGGATAGTGATAGACCTGCTTGCTGCTGGGACAGACACCACCTCCAATACCCTCCTAACAGCGTTCCTCTACCTCATGGCTCATCCACACATTCAAG AGAGATGCCAGCAGGAGATTGATGAGGTTCTAGAGGGAAAAGCTCAGGCATCTTTTGAGGACAGACACAACATGCCGTACACACAGGCTGTGATTCACGAATCTCAGCGTGTTGCAGACACTGTACCTCTGAGTGTGTTCCACAGCACCTCGAGAGATACTCAACTCAGGGGCTACAGCATCCCAAAG GGCACTCTTATCATCCCCAATCTCTCCTCAATACTGAGAGAGGAAGACAAGTGGAAGTTTCCTCATGAGTTCAACCCAGCCAACTTCCTCAATGACCAGGGACAGTTTGAGAAACCTGAGGCTTTCATACCCTTTTCAGCAG ggccTCGCGTGTGTCTTGGTGAGGGTCTGGCTCGCATGGAGCTCTTCCTCATCTTGGTCTCCCTGCTGCGCCAGTTCCAGTTTGTCTGGCCTGAAGATGCAGGAGAACCAGACTTCACTCCTGTATATGGAATCACAATGACACCCAAACCATACAAGATGGGGGTCAGACTGAGACAGAAACCTGGAGAAATGCAGAAACAGTGA